In a genomic window of Armatimonadota bacterium:
- a CDS encoding glycerophosphodiester phosphodiesterase family protein, which yields MIIQSHRGAGNLGPENTLESFKLGWEMGFIPEADVRVTKDGVLVAFHDNDFTRLAPGAPAEMRELSIGNFTWEQIRGLDVGSYKGPEFAGQRIPKITDVFEALRERPGCQLILDFKDLSLSDLASLARQHGIIGQTILASTVYAHHVEWKELAPESETLLWMGGTEERLRERLQELRAVEFKSITQLQIHVNLIDDLSADEPFSPSSPFLRDACAEIKSRGIVFQSLPWRVADVAVYHRLMDLGIDSFASDDPQVVLEAARTYKG from the coding sequence ATGATTATTCAGTCGCACAGGGGAGCGGGCAACCTGGGCCCGGAAAACACGCTGGAGTCGTTCAAGCTCGGCTGGGAGATGGGATTCATTCCTGAAGCCGACGTCCGTGTGACAAAGGACGGCGTGCTGGTTGCCTTCCACGATAACGACTTCACCAGGTTAGCGCCTGGAGCCCCCGCGGAGATGCGCGAACTCAGCATTGGGAACTTCACCTGGGAACAGATTCGCGGACTCGATGTCGGCTCGTACAAGGGACCGGAGTTCGCGGGACAGCGGATACCGAAGATCACAGATGTCTTCGAAGCGCTGCGGGAGCGTCCAGGTTGTCAGCTCATTCTCGACTTCAAGGATCTGTCGCTCTCTGATCTGGCGTCACTTGCGCGACAGCACGGCATCATCGGTCAGACGATACTCGCATCCACTGTCTACGCGCATCACGTCGAGTGGAAAGAGCTTGCTCCGGAGAGCGAGACCCTGCTCTGGATGGGTGGCACAGAGGAACGTCTGCGCGAGCGGCTTCAGGAGCTGAGGGCTGTGGAGTTCAAGTCCATCACGCAGCTTCAGATACACGTGAACCTGATTGACGACCTCAGCGCGGACGAGCCGTTCAGCCCGTCGTCGCCATTCCTGCGTGACGCCTGCGCGGAGATCAAGTCACGGGGGATCGTCTTCCAGTCGCTCCCGTGGAGAGTCGCGGATGTGGCGGTCTACCACCGGCTGATGGACCTGGGGATTGACTCGTTTGCATCGGACGATCCGCAGGTTGTGCTGGAGGCGGCACGAACCTACAAGGGATAG
- a CDS encoding FAD:protein FMN transferase encodes MLILASAVDSAPQRFEYSEMAMGVRARIVMYAPDEQHALDAARAAFDRIACLEQVMSDYRLDSEINRLSPQPVRVSPELYYILRKSQDLSRRSDGAFDITVGLLVKLWRTARKSGKLPEQSEIDAGRELVGWRKVIIDPKARTVRLETPGMQLDLGGIAKGYACEEAVRVLKEHGITSALVEMGGDIVASGSPPGKSGWEIIVGPDSDRRLVLSNLAVSSSGDTEQFVEIGGKRYSHIVDPRTGLGLTDRIAVTIIAPTGMLSDGLSTAVSVLGEEKGRALVKQYPRVKALIRRAAD; translated from the coding sequence ATGCTGATCCTGGCCTCAGCGGTTGACTCCGCCCCTCAACGCTTCGAGTACTCCGAGATGGCGATGGGCGTTCGGGCTCGGATCGTCATGTATGCGCCTGATGAGCAGCATGCCCTGGATGCCGCACGGGCCGCGTTCGATCGGATCGCCTGCCTCGAACAAGTCATGAGCGACTACCGCCTGGACAGTGAGATCAATCGGCTCTCCCCCCAGCCGGTTCGAGTCAGCCCCGAGTTGTACTACATCCTCCGCAAGTCGCAGGACCTCTCCCGCCGCTCGGACGGTGCTTTCGACATCACCGTCGGCCTGCTCGTCAAGCTCTGGAGGACGGCACGCAAGTCGGGCAAGCTTCCTGAGCAGTCGGAGATCGACGCCGGTCGGGAGCTGGTCGGCTGGCGGAAGGTGATCATCGATCCGAAGGCCAGAACGGTCCGGCTGGAAACCCCGGGGATGCAACTCGATCTCGGTGGCATCGCCAAGGGATATGCGTGCGAAGAGGCAGTCCGCGTTCTCAAGGAGCACGGTATCACGAGCGCGCTCGTCGAGATGGGCGGCGACATTGTGGCCAGTGGCTCTCCGCCCGGCAAGTCTGGCTGGGAGATCATTGTAGGACCTGATTCAGATCGGCGATTAGTGTTGTCGAATCTCGCCGTCTCATCATCCGGCGATACTGAGCAGTTCGTGGAGATCGGTGGAAAGCGGTACTCCCATATCGTCGATCCGCGGACCGGCCTCGGGCTGACCGACCGCATCGCGGTGACGATCATCGCCCCGACCGGCATGCTGTCCGACGGCCTCTCGACTGCCGTGAGCGTCCTGGGTGAGGAGAAGGGCAGGGCGCTCGTCAAGCAGTACCCGCGGGTGAAGGCTCTCATCCGCCGAGCAGCCGACTAG
- a CDS encoding multidrug DMT transporter permease, translated as MTLTAVIILCISATVHAAWNFVGKKGNCSPASFLLATILGCACLSPVAILSPGIVAAFSPEVWALLVITGFFQAIYYVGLAGAYRTGDMSIAYPLARSAPVLMVAGINLLIGRGHELTLLSVVGMMLIATGGLVLPIRSMSEWKPRDLLHLSGLMAMVAAIGTCGYSMVDDHALRILRSMSDISAGRTMLTLNYALIEGLSATFWLVVFVLTTRSGRASFADTVRFQARDSLLAGIGIYLAYSMVLIAMGFVANVSYVVAFRQLSIPLGAMFGVLLLKEPHYPAKMLGVAAMFVGLVLVAVG; from the coding sequence ATGACGCTCACCGCCGTCATCATCCTCTGTATCTCAGCCACTGTACACGCCGCGTGGAACTTTGTCGGAAAGAAGGGCAACTGCTCGCCCGCTTCGTTCCTGCTGGCAACGATCCTCGGGTGCGCATGCCTCTCACCGGTAGCGATCCTCAGTCCGGGGATCGTGGCCGCCTTCTCGCCCGAGGTGTGGGCGCTCCTGGTGATCACAGGTTTCTTCCAGGCCATCTACTACGTGGGACTTGCGGGCGCGTATCGGACCGGCGACATGTCCATCGCCTACCCGCTCGCGCGATCGGCCCCGGTGCTGATGGTCGCGGGCATCAACCTCCTCATCGGCCGGGGACACGAGCTGACTCTCCTCTCCGTAGTGGGCATGATGCTCATCGCTACCGGTGGACTGGTTCTTCCCATACGGAGCATGAGCGAGTGGAAGCCGCGGGACCTGCTGCACCTCTCCGGGCTGATGGCGATGGTAGCTGCGATCGGCACATGCGGCTATTCGATGGTGGACGACCATGCTCTCAGGATTCTGCGCTCGATGTCGGATATCTCCGCGGGGAGAACGATGCTTACCCTCAACTACGCGCTCATCGAGGGACTCTCCGCGACGTTCTGGCTTGTAGTCTTCGTCCTGACCACCAGGAGCGGCCGGGCATCATTCGCAGACACGGTCAGATTCCAGGCGCGCGACTCCCTGCTCGCGGGCATCGGCATCTACCTCGCCTACTCGATGGTACTGATCGCGATGGGTTTCGTCGCGAACGTGAGCTACGTGGTCGCGTTCCGGCAGTTGAGCATTCCGTTGGGCGCCATGTTCGGAGTCCTGCTGCTGAAGGAGCCGCACTATCCGGCGAAGATGCTCGGCGTCGCGGCGATGTTCGTCGGCCTGGTGCTAGTGGCGGTCGGCTAG
- a CDS encoding PHP domain-containing protein: MRIESKFFGVSPKVLPVGRTSVVTFRPLYDHVRFTHGSQHQVAIIPTEGIAGQTTWGEIPRQAATPVGGAISVPITPFSEQEYTVLIERIDDRKPKLIAEFRLCAVDEDLFRCRPWKGDLHVHTHHSDGKESPAYVAGKYRRAGFDFMAVTDHRKYAPSLDAIQAYDGVPIDLGIYPGEEVHPPDNPVHIVNFGGRFSINELFDTDEYRSEVGAIEKERGVPYQYASCVWCFDKIREADGLGIFCHPYWITQHRYDVPLHLTDMIFARQPYDAFEIIGGFFRGEYESNKLQVARYEEERAQGKRIPIVGSSDSHGTEQSDLFGWYYTIVFSPTPDLPDIIGGIKGLNSVAVEAITGESPRAFGPFRLVKCVQYLLREVFPIHDELCVEEGRLMLAHAAGDLDATEMLGRLQGRVRRLYDDIWGVK, encoded by the coding sequence TTGCGCATCGAATCGAAGTTCTTTGGCGTGTCACCGAAGGTACTGCCCGTCGGGCGCACGTCGGTGGTGACGTTTCGGCCGCTGTATGACCATGTTCGGTTCACACATGGATCGCAGCACCAAGTGGCGATCATCCCCACCGAGGGCATTGCCGGACAGACGACCTGGGGAGAGATACCCCGGCAGGCAGCAACACCCGTCGGCGGCGCAATATCGGTACCGATCACGCCCTTCAGCGAACAGGAATATACCGTCCTGATCGAGCGGATCGATGACCGCAAACCGAAGCTGATTGCTGAGTTCCGGCTTTGTGCCGTAGACGAAGACCTCTTCCGCTGCAGGCCGTGGAAAGGCGACTTGCACGTTCACACGCACCACTCCGACGGCAAGGAGTCGCCCGCTTATGTTGCTGGCAAGTACCGCAGGGCGGGGTTCGACTTCATGGCGGTCACGGACCATCGCAAGTACGCTCCATCCCTGGATGCAATACAGGCATACGATGGCGTCCCGATTGATTTGGGGATCTACCCCGGCGAGGAGGTCCATCCGCCGGATAATCCGGTCCACATCGTGAACTTCGGCGGACGGTTCAGCATCAACGAGCTGTTCGACACCGACGAGTATCGCTCCGAGGTGGGCGCCATCGAGAAGGAGCGCGGCGTGCCATATCAGTACGCCTCATGCGTCTGGTGCTTCGACAAGATCCGCGAGGCGGACGGACTCGGCATCTTCTGCCACCCGTATTGGATCACGCAGCATCGGTACGATGTGCCGCTCCATCTGACCGACATGATCTTCGCTAGGCAGCCCTACGACGCCTTCGAGATCATCGGCGGGTTCTTCAGAGGCGAGTATGAGTCTAACAAGCTGCAGGTCGCCCGCTATGAGGAGGAACGTGCACAAGGGAAACGCATCCCTATCGTCGGGTCGAGCGACTCCCACGGCACGGAGCAGTCCGACCTCTTCGGCTGGTACTACACGATCGTATTCTCTCCGACACCCGATCTGCCCGACATCATCGGCGGGATCAAGGGACTTAACTCGGTCGCTGTCGAAGCTATTACAGGCGAATCGCCCCGCGCGTTCGGTCCGTTCCGGCTCGTGAAGTGCGTGCAGTACCTGCTGCGCGAGGTCTTTCCCATCCACGACGAACTCTGCGTGGAGGAGGGGCGTTTGATGCTGGCTCACGCCGCCGGAGACTTGGACGCAACCGAGATGCTGGGCAGGCTTCAGGGGCGCGTCCGGCGGCTGTACGATGATATCTGGGGCGTCAAATGA